A DNA window from Synchiropus splendidus isolate RoL2022-P1 chromosome 2, RoL_Sspl_1.0, whole genome shotgun sequence contains the following coding sequences:
- the fbxo41 gene encoding F-box only protein 41, which yields MASLDLPYRCPRCGEHKRFRSLSSLRAHLEYNHTYETLYVLSKSNSVCDAAALLPLVAEGALLTPANNNDPFEPLRPSALKERHFPCRELPCADDLSLTPANSNAAARYIPNVEFPLGEFFMKKAMTSADPGAHGGPSTAVAVAANVAASAVEAAYEEGLARLKARAFERLELDERLEKLSEEVEQKIAARVGRLQAELERKSSELERAKQESERLSQEKQDLEDKASELSRQVDVSVEMLANLKQDLVNKEAELTHKQQEVAQIDQFLQETAAREANAKVRLQQFIEELLDRADRAEKQLQIISSCGTTPNGSLGRCSLQATKGNGHQRNSSISGSTRGMYQVSDRRSSPSTGASGRIKSVSQGSGGYDSDSVEMHPMDECPEAQYYPMQCRMSEPAYERSPGCAGGGSRNWGLRKQAIQNWQRRPYRNSTEGEEGDVSDVGSRTTESEVEMWEQERRAVAEVQQSAAPHPHHGRAAYRPSAGRSEVIYNKPCRHEKSPSKSSEVISPEVLKMRAALFCIFTYLDTKTLLRTAEVCRDWKFVARHPAVWTRVLVENARISSKFLSTLSQWCTQTHSLILQNLKPRQRGKKESKEDYLKSTRGCLEEGLESLLRATGSNLLILKVSHCPNLLTDRSLWLASCYCRALQAVTYRSATDPVGQEVIWALGAGCRDIISLQVAPLHPCQQPARFSNRCLQTIGRCWPHLRALGVGGAGCGIQGLASLARNCMRLQVLELDHVSEINQEVAAEVCREGLKGLEMLVLTSTPVTPKALLHFNSVCRNLKSIVVQIGIEDYFEDPNSPEARKLFDEMVNKLQALKKRPGFSKILHVKADSLC from the exons ATGGCCTCTCTGGATCTGCCCTACCGCTGTCCTCGCTGTGGGGAGCACAAGCGCTTCCGAAGCCTGTCTTCTTTAAGAGCCCATTTGGAATACAACCACACCTACGAGACCCTTTACGTCCTCTCCAAATCCAATAGTGTGTGCGACGCTGCCGCGCTGCTGCCCCTAGTGGCGGAGGGTGCTTTGCTCACACCCGCCAACAACAACGACCCCTTCGAGCCCCTGCGACCCTCTGCCTTAAAGGAGCGGCACTTTCCATGTCGTGAGCTTCCATGTGCTGATGACTTGAGTCTGACCCCGGCTAATTCCAACGCTGCTGCGCGCTACATTCCAAATGTGGAGTTTCCCCTCGGGGAGTTCTTTATGAAGAAAGCCATGACGTCTGCAGACCCCGGTGCCCACGGGGGCCCCAGCACGGCCGTCGCGGTGGCAGCAAATGTCGCAGCAAGCGCAGTGGAGGCGGCTTATGAGGAGGGTTTGGCCCGACTGAAGGCCCGAGCGTTTGAGCGACTGGAGCTGGACGAACGACTGGAGAAGCTTTCTGAAGAG GTGGAGCAGAAGATCGCGGCTCGTGTGGGCCGCCTGCAGGCcgagctggagaggaagagttcCGAGTTGGAGCGGGCCAAGCAAGAGAGCGAGCGTCTGAGTCAGGAGAAGCAGGATCTGGAGGACAAGGCCTCCGAGCTCTCCCGGCAGGTGGACGTCTCTGTGGAGATGCTGGCGAACTTGAAGCAGGACCTGGTCAACAAGGAGGCCGAGCTCACGCACAAGCAGCA GGAAGTGGCCCAGATCGACCAGTTCCTGCAGGAGACGGCGGCCCGTGAAGCCAACGCCAAAGTTCGGCTGCAGCAGTTCATCGAGGAGCTGCTCGACCGAGCCGACCGTgcagagaagcagctgcagatCATCAGCAGCTGTGGAACTACTCCAAACGGCAGCCTGGGACGCTGCAGCCTTCAGGCCACCAAGGGAAACGGGCACCAG aggaaCTCCAGCATCTCTGGCAGCACCAGAGGAATGTACCAAGTGTCAGACCGTCGCTCCTCCCCCAGCACAGG GGCGTCGGGTCGGATCAAGTCGGTCTCTCAGGGTTCAGGAGGTTACGACAGTGACAGCGTGGAGATGCACCCGATGGACGAGTGTCCCGAGGCGCAGTACTACCCCATGCAGTGTCGGATGAGTGAGCCGGCGTACGAGCGCTCGCCCGGATGTGCTGGAGGCGGCTCCAGAAACTGGGGCCTCCGTAAGCAAGCCATTCAGAACTGGCAGCGGCGGCCCTACAGAAACAGCACCGAGGGCGAGGAGGGGGACGTGTCAGATGTGGGCTCGCGCACCACGGAGTCGGAGGTGGAGATGtgggagcaggagaggagagccGTGGCCGAGGTCCAGCAGTCGGCTGCCCCCCACCCTCACCACGGCAGAGCGGCCTATCGCCCGAGCGCAG GTCGCTCAGAGGTCATCTACAACAAACCATGCCGTCATGAGAAGAGCCCGTCGAAATCTAGCGAGGTCATCAGTCCCGAGGTCCTGAAGATGCGGGCGGCTCTCTTCTGCATCTTCACGTACCTGGACACCAAAACCCTGCTGAGGACGGCAGAGGTCTGTCGGGACTGGAAGTTTGTGGCCCGTCACCCGGCTGTTTGGACCCGGGTGTTGGTGGAAAACGCCCGAATCTCCTCAAAG TTCCTCAGCACTTTGTCTCAGTGGTGCACGCAGACACACTCGCTGATTCTCCAGAACCTGAAACCCCGACAGAGAGGGAAGAAGGAGAGCAAGGAGGACTATTTGAAAAGCACACG TGGCTGTCTTGAGGAGGGTCTGGAGTCTTTGCTGAGGGCCACCGGCAGCAACCTTCTCATTCTGAAAGTTTCTCACTGTCCCAACCTGCTGACCGATCGCTCCCTGTGGCTGGCCAGCTGCTACTGCCGAGCGCTGCAGGCCGTCACCTACAG GAGCGCCACCGATCCAGTCGGACAAGAAGTCATCTGGGCCCTTGGTGCGGGGTGCAGAGACATTATCTCACTACAGGTGGCGCCACTTCACCCATG CCAACAGCCTGCACGCTTCAGTAACCGATGCCTGCAGACGATTGGACGATGCTGGCCACACCTCCGCGCTCTGGGAGTGGGCGGGGCCGGGTGCGGCATCCAGGGACTGGCGTCTTTGg CCAGGAACTGCATGCGCCTGCAGGTGCTGGAGTTAGACCATGTCAGTGAAATCAACCAGGAGGTGGCAGCAGAGGTCTGCAGAGAGGGTCTGAAAGGCCTGGAGATGCTGGTCCTCACCTCCACCCCAGTGACCCCCAAAGCCTTGCTGCACTTCAACA GTGTATGTCGCAACCTGAAGTCCATCGTGGTTCAGATCGGGATAGAAGACTACTTTGAGGACCCAAACAGTCCAGAAGCACGAAAGCTGTTCGACGAGATGGTGAACAAGCTTCAG GCTTTGAAGAAGAGACCAGGCTTTTCCAAAATCCTCCACGTGAAAGCAGACAGCCTGTGCTAA